In Naumovozyma castellii chromosome 1, complete genome, one DNA window encodes the following:
- the MOG1 gene encoding Ran GTPase-binding protein MOG1 (ancestral locus Anc_1.529), producing the protein MSLEPVQLYGGAITTVIPKGFLDASLLRQVPDAQEVYVNSRDENEQFNDGLQLNESIIVDLLQPVAPKDLKEALKVHVEDIVSLNETTKDDNQTFDWEVLQVDQVQEKPCCIAAQYTVKKWGKEDSKQETVVSCVGLIRLQEFQVDVVITVNAPLQGEAQQRGSALIADPHVQAAYSVLQEMLKQFVLVDKSLFA; encoded by the coding sequence ATGAGCTTGGAACCAGTACAACTATACGGCGGAGCTATTACCACAGTGATCCCCAAAGGGTTCCTTGATGCCTCCCTACTGAGACAGGTTCCGGACGCACAGGAGGTCTACGTCAACAGCAGGGATGAAAACGAACAATTCAACGATGGGTTGCAATTGAACGAGTCCATCATAGTGGACCTGTTGCAACCAGTGGCCCCCAAGGACTTGAAAGAAGCGTTGAAGGTCCATGTGGAGGACATCGTCAGTCTGAATGAAACTACCAAGGACGATAACCAAACGTTCGATTGGGAAGTGCTACAAGTGGATCAAGTCCAGGAGAAACCTTGTTGTATTGCAGCTCAATATACAGTCAAAAAGTGGGGTAAGGAGGACTCCAAACAGGAGACTGTCGTTTCATGTGTGGGACTCATTAGATTACAAGAGTTTCAAGTGGACGTGGTCATCACAGTGAATGCACCATTGCAAGGTGAAGCTCAGCAAAGAGGTTCTGCATTGATAGCTGATCCTCATGTGCAAGCTGCATATAGCGTCCTACAGGAGATGCTTAAACAGTTTGTCCTAGTGGATAAATCTCTGTTCGCAtga
- the DUT1 gene encoding bifunctional dITP/dUTP diphosphatase (ancestral locus Anc_7.173) — MSHQLKVQLRSATAKAPTKGSLTAAGYDIYASAPTTIPAQGQGLVSTDVSFTVPQGTYGRIAPRSGLAVKNGISTGAGVVDRDYTGEVKVVLFNHSTKDFHVEVGDRVAQLILERIVEDAEVVVVESLEESARGAGGFGSTGK, encoded by the coding sequence ATGTCACATCAATTGAAGGTCCAACTACGCTCTGCCACCGCCAAGGCCCCCACCAAGGGGTCTCTCACCGCTGCAGGGTACGATATCTATGCGTCTGCCCCAACAACTATCCCAGCACAGGGTCAAGGTCTGGTGTCCACGGACGTGTCCTTCACTGTTCCTCAAGGCACATACGGTCGTATTGCCCCCCGTTCAGGATTAGCAGTAAAGAACGGGATCTCCACTGGTGCAGGTGTGGTGGACAGAGACTACACGGGGGAGGTGAAGGTGGTGTTGTTCAACCACTCCACTAAGGACTTCCATGTCGAGGTGGGTGACAGAGTAGCCCAATTGATCTTGGAGAGGATCGTGGAAGACGCAGAGGTCGTTGTGGTGGAGTCTCTAGAGGAGAGTGCCAGAGGTGCTGGTGGGTTTGGTAGTACCGGTAAATAG
- the SQT1 gene encoding Sqt1p (ancestral locus Anc_7.180), whose product MADEIEPQEEFISNEEVEQEIIPTTDDVEPQEEEDLINEDDIPMGEDQEEETMEIDMANNSVAYFDKHTDSVFTIAHHPTLPLVVTGGGDNVAHLWTSHSQPPKFAGTLEGHTESVVASAFTHDGQFLVTADMTGKIMVHKSNKSGSQWSLTSTLQEVEEVVWLKCHPVISGVFAFGATDGSVWCYQINDNDGSVEQLMSGFIHQQDCTMGEFINIDQGENVLELVTCSVDSSIVGWNCFTAQPTFKITKDEIKGLEAPWVSLAVAPSKMTNGNSGIIAAGANNGVLAIINCNNAGAVLQLSTVIELKPEQDELDASIESISWSQNFPLMAIGLVCGEILLYDTSSWRVRHKFVLQDSVTKLRFDGNDLFASCIDGKVYQFDSRTGQEKFVCTGHNMGVLDFVLIAPQANSTTGLRRLITAGDEGVSLIFEVPN is encoded by the coding sequence ATGGCTGACGAAATCGAACCccaagaagaatttatttccaatgaagaagtagaacaagaaatcatCCCTACCACAGACGACGTGGAACCAcaggaagaggaagatcTCATTAACGAAGATGATATCCCTATGGGGGAGGACcaggaagaagaaaccatGGAGATTGACATGGCTAACAACTCCGTCGCTTACTTTGACAAGCACACGGATTCCGTCTTCACCATTGCTCATCATCCAACATTACCCCTAGTGGTCACTGGTGGTGGTGATAATGTGGCACATCTATGGACCTCTCATTCACAACCTCCTAAATTCGCAGGAACTTTGGAAGGTCACACAGAATCTGTTGTGGCTAGTGCGTTCACTCACGATGGACAATTCCTTGTCACCGCTGACATGACGGGGAAAATCATGGTTCATAAGAGTAATAAGAGTGGATCTCAATGGAGTCTGACTTCCACTTTGCAGGAAGTTGAGGAAGTTGTTTGGTTGAAATGCCATCCTGTCATATCGGGTGTCTTTGCCTTTGGTGCCACCGATGGGTCCGTTTGGTGTTATCAAATCAATGACAATGATGGATCCGTTGAACAATTAATGAGTGGGTTCATTCATCAACAAGATTGTACCATGGGtgaatttatcaatatcGATCAAGGTGAAAATGTGTTGGAATTGGTTACATGTTCTGTGGATAGTTCCATTGTTGGATGGAATTGTTTCACAGCTCAACCAACTTTCAAGATCACTAAGGATGAAATTAAGGGACTGGAAGCTCCATGGGTTTCACTAGCAGTGGCACCTTCCAAGATGACAAATGGAAACTCAGGTATCATTGCAGCAGGTGCCAATAACGGTGTCCTTGCCATCATTAATTGTAATAATGCAGGTGCTGTCCTTCAGTTATCTACAgtaattgaattgaaaccAGAACAAGACGAATTAGACGCATCCATTGAATCCATCTCATGGTCTCAGAATTTCCCACTAATGGCCATTGGGTTAGTATGTGGTGAAATCTTATTATATGATACGTCCAGTTGGAGAGTGAGACATAAATTTGTCTTGCAAGATTCTGTTACTAAACTGAGATTCGATGGTAACGATCTATTTGCATCCTGTATTGATGGTAAAGTCTACCAATTTGATTCAAGGACAGGtcaagaaaaatttgtttgCACAGGTCATAATATGGGTGTATTAGACTTCGTATTAATAGCGCCTCAAGCAAATAGTACGACAGGTCTAAGGAGATTGATTACTGCAGGTGACGAAGGTGTTTCCTTGATCTTTGAAGTTCCAAATTAA
- the SHU1 gene encoding Shu1p (ancestral locus Anc_2.499) translates to MDDKEQDEEKELTIHEVVDRLLTEDLPHLNKTRTLIFTLSADARSVIEHDLKSSEGTKSSLGAIIRSRTSISVLFLNKLQYLYMYLMKFEAVNEQNTIEYNSFVIYGLDSLIEQMVANERSENAQERINVEQLRIANLIFNTLFRIKRKLDMKNIIITYLNPQSFLIHDLRRLQKYWEDIC, encoded by the coding sequence ATGGATGATAAAGAGCAAGACGAAGAGAAAGAGTTGACCATCCATGAAGTGGTAGATAGATTGCTTACAGAGGACCTTCCTCACCTGAATAAAACCAGGACATTAATTTTTACTCTGAGTGCAGATGCTCGTTCTGTCATTGAGCATGATCTTAAGAGTTCAGAAGGTACTAAATCATCATTGGGTGCCATAATTAGAAGTCGTACCTCCATCAGtgtattatttttgaataagtTACAATATTTATACATGTATCTGATGAAGTTTGAAGCTGTCAATGAGCAGAATACGATTGAATACAATTCCTTCGTCATATATGGATTGGATTCACTCATTGAGCAAATGGTTGCAAACGAGAGAAGTGAAAATGCacaagaaagaattaatgTGGAGCAATTAAGGATTGCTAATCTTATCTTTAATACCTTATTTCGTATAAAAAGGAAGCTTGATATGAAAAACATAATAATTACGTATCTGAACCCCCAAAGTTTCCTAATACACGATTTGCGAAGATTGCAGAAATATTGGGAAGATATTTgttaa
- the MRP4 gene encoding mitochondrial 37S ribosomal protein uS2m (ancestral locus Anc_2.500) — MSIYRVSGTLLKVQCPRLLAQSSRIFSSYHKEYSTVVNPPPNEETGDSVNTDMEFQQSNNNSLAAQKKMNDEILERFKSLAQFPLEEYETLKGEEQGRSLTQKEKQLDEELTEFLRQYSQSNLTVVDAASTTANATSIGSSSTDFDNTTKYPYLIPSATDKPYTKQELYLRQMQHSSRMGKLGAEIKGIYKPHLDVTSPLSVDKLTINKLMAAGVHMGHSTTLWRSSTQPFIYGEYKGIHIIDLNKTLSYLKRACAVIEGIVERGGLVLFLGTGEGQKRGLEEAARRTHGYYVFNRWIPGSLTNSTEISRNLEKHEIDELDQPTNRELNSEESKIVSKPDLLVILNPTENRNAIHEAMKSRVPTIGIIDTDSEPSLVTYPIPGNDNTLRSVNLLLGVLARAGERGLQNRVKRATKPTPTATATTTTTDTPV, encoded by the coding sequence ATGTCGATATACAGAGTAAGTGGTACTCTCTTGAAAGTACAATGTCCCAGACTGCTGGCTCAGTCTTCAAGGATTTTCTCCTCGTACCACAAGGAATATTCCACTGTAGTGAATCCACCACCGAATGAGGAAACAGGGGACTCTGTCAACACGGATATGGAGTTCCAACAATCGAATAACAATTCGTTGGCTGCccaaaagaagatgaatgatgaaattCTAGAACGGTTCAAGTCATTGGCGCAATTTCCTCTTGAAGAATACGAAACGTTAAAGGGAGAAGAACAGGGAAGATCATTGACTCAGAAGGAAAAGCAACTGGACGAGGAACTTACCGAGTTTTTGAGACAATATTCGCAATCTAATTTAACAGTGGTAGATGCTGCTTCCACCACTGCTAATGCAACTTCAATCGGTTCTTCATCTACTGATTTCGATAATACCACGAAGTATCCTTACTTAATCCCCTCTGCCACCGACAAGCCATATACGAAACAAGAGTTATATTTGCGTCAAATGCAACATTCATCCCGTATGGGGAAGTTGGGAGCTGAAATTAAAGGTATATACAAGCCTCATCTGGACGTTACTTCTCCCCTATCTGTGGACAAGTTGACTATTAACAAATTGATGGCTGCTGGTGTCCATATGGGACATTCTACTACCTTATGGAGATCGAGTACCCAGCCATTCATATACGGTGAATACAAGGGAATCCATATcattgatttgaataagACATTATCGTATTTGAAGAGGGCCTGTGCTGTCATTGAAGGTATTGTAGAGAGAGGTGGCCTCGTTTTGTTTCTTGGGACTGGTGAGGGACAAAAGAGAGGGTTGGAGGAAGCTGCAAGGAGAACGCATGGTTATTATGTGTTTAATAGATGGATCCCTGGTAGTTTGACCAACTCCACTGAAATTTCTCGTAATTTAGAGAAACATGAAATTGACGAGTTAGACCAACCTACCAATAGAGAATTGAATTCTGAGGAGAGCAAGATTGTCAGTAAACCTGATCTACTGGTGATATTGAACCCTACGGAGAATAGAAACGCCATACATGAGGCTATGAAATCAAGGGTACCCACCATCGGGATCATCGACACTGATTCTGAGCCCTCGTTAGTCACCTACCCAATACCGGGGAATGACAATACACTACGTTCAGTCAATCTGCTGTTGGGAGTACTAGCACGTGCGGGGGAGAGAGGACTTCAGAACAGAGTGAAAAGAGCAACAAAGCCAACGCCCACTGCAACTGCAACTACCACAACAACAGACACCCCTGTATAG
- the NCAS0A12400 gene encoding SAC family polyphosphoinositide phosphatase (ancestral locus Anc_1.533): MPGPLLFAKLSDSLLFKPVQATEKNNLVLELSNHDSRIRPSSEDEFPLSNSEQIAAVLGFIRLKLNKYVVIANTCEKTGKINDHIIYKVTKYSIVSPNPALDLKLSSEESEYLHLLESQLNKSKLYFSYTYDLTNSLQRNEYNDQVSWRNADTRFFWNYYLQSDLMSLADSDGDQWSQFIQPVIYGYAKVIDTGLNGSPISLGLISRRSRFRAGTRYFRRGVDEEGHVGNYNETEQILIVEKNADSREIYSHVQTRGSVPVMWAEINNLKYKPNLVLGDESLSLDAIGKHFSEQKAIYGDNYLVNLVDQRGHELPVKESYESAINALGDQHLNYVYFDFHTECRKMRWERVKLLIDRLTQLGLSNNDVFHTIINLRTRTGEVKSEQSSVVRTNCMDCLDRTNVVQSEIAQWVLQREFEMSNLVENNSIWSDNNKILLRHFRNLWADNADAISLSYSGTGALKTDYTRTGKRTYIGALNDLINSISRYYQNNFTDGPRQDSYDLILGEFKPSKDVTTVGSPFYDRRPFYIQLVPSVLLAAMTVMFATIFFPKQGEFTCGNNLFYFLSALFVALCSLGFMFSNGIQYVNWPKLIKVRFLDIEQNIDKEKQFNGLHYLPSAKFSKPGVFKRD; the protein is encoded by the coding sequence ATGCCAGGACctttattatttgcaaAGTTAAGTGATTCACTTCTCTTCAAGCCAGTCCAAGCCACTGAAAAGAATAACCTAGTCTTGGAATTGTCTAATCATGATTCAAGAATCAGGCCAAGCTCCGAAGACGAGTTTCCCCTATCAAATAGCGAACAAATCGCAGCAGTGCTGGGGTTCATCAGATTGAAGTTGAACAAATATGTTGTCATTGCAAATACATGTGAAAAAACTGGGAAGATCAACGACCATATCATCTATAAAGTGACAAAGTATTCTATTGTTTCACCAAACCCAGCACTAGATTTAAAATTGAGTTCTGAGGAATCAGAATATTTACATCTGTTGGAATCACAGTTGAATAAATCTAAACTGTATTTCTCGTACACTTACGATTTGACTAATTCTTTACAACGAAATGAATATAACGATCAAGTTTCATGGAGGAATGCTGACACCAGATTCTTTTGGAACTATTATTTACAGAGTGACTTGATGAGCTTGGCTGACAGTGATGGTGACCAATGGAGTCAGTTTATTCAGCCTGTCATTTATGGATATGCTAAGGTTATTGACACCGGATTAAACGGTTCACCAATTTCGCTTGGGTTGATCTCTAGACGTAGTAGATTTAGAGCTGGTACAAGATACTTCCGCCGTGGTGTTGATGAGGAAGGTCATGTTGGCAACTACAATGAAACAGAACAGATATTGATAGTAGAAAAGAACGCTGATTCGCGAGAAATATATTCTCACGTTCAAACAAGAGGCTCTGTCCCAGTTATGTGGGCTGAAATTaacaatttaaaatataaacCAAATTTGGTCCTTGGAGACGAGTCATTATCTTTGGATGCGATAGGGAAGCATTTCAGTGAACAAAAGGCTATTTATGGTGATAATTATCTTGTTAATTTGGTGGATCAAAGAGGACACGAATTACCTGTTAAGGAATCATATGAAAGTGCAATTAATGCTCTAGGAGATCAACATCTAAATTATGTTTATTTCGACTTCCATACTGAATGTCGTAAGATGAGATGGGAAAGggtgaaattattaattgacAGATTAACTCAACTAGGATTGAGCAATAATGATGTTTTCCATACCATCATCAACCTCCGTACCAGGACAGGTGAAGTTAAATCAGAACAAAGTTCTGTGGTGAGAACTAATTGTATGGATTGTTTGGATAGAACTAATGTTGTTCAATCAGAGATTGCACAATGGGTCTTACAAAGAGAATTCGAAATGTCCAACTTGGTTGAGAATAATAGCATCTGGTcggataataataaaatattgcTGAGACATTTCCGAAACCTATGGGCAGATAACGCCGACGCAATAAGTTTATCCTATTCAGGGACTGGTGCTTTGAAGACAGATTATACAAGAACGGGGAAACGTACTTATATTGGTGCCCTTAATGATCTTATCAATTCTATCTCAAGATACTATCAGAATAATTTCACCGATGGGCCTAGACAGGACTCATATGATTTAATTCTTGGTGAGTTTAAACCTTCAAAGGATGTAACCACTGTTGGATCACCATTTTATGATAGAAGGCCCttttatattcaattgGTGCCTAGTGTTTTATTGGCAGCCATGACTGTTATGTTTGCTACAATTTTCTTCCCCAAGCAAGGTGAATTTACATGTGgtaataatcttttttatttcctATCAGCGTTATTCGTTGCATTATGTTCACTTGGGTTCATGTTTAGTAATGGTATTCAATATGTTAATTGGccaaaattaataaagGTCCGATTCTTAGATATTGAACAAAACATTGACAAGGAGAAGCAATTTAATGGATTGCATTACTTGCCAAGTGCCAAATTTTCGAAACCTGGTGTGTTTAAGAGAGATTGA
- the MRT4 gene encoding ribosome assembly factor MRT4 (ancestral locus Anc_2.498), protein MPRSKRSKLVTLAQTDKKGRENKERIFDEVREGLDTYRYVWVLYLDNVRTPVLQEIRTAWTGSKLIMGKKKVLAKALGEKREEEYKENLFKLASLCTGVTGLLFTNEDVDTVKNYFQSYVKLDFSRPNSRAPLTFVIPEGIVYSRGGQIPIDDDIPMVHSLEPTLRNKFEIPTKIKAGKITLDSPYQVCQEGEKLDVRQALILKQFGVAASEFKVKVAAYYDNETSTVEKTEINIESKD, encoded by the coding sequence ATGCCAAGATCTAAGCGTTCCAAGTTGGTGACTCTAGCCCAAACTGATAAGAAAGGTAGAgagaataaagaaagaatttttgatGAAGTGAGAGAAGGATTAGATACATACAGATACGTCTGGGTTCTATACTTAGACAACGTCAGAACACCAGTGCTACAAGAAATTAGAACTGCATGGACAGGATCCAAGTTAATCATGGGGAAAAAGAAGGTCCTTGCGAAGGCACTTGGTGAAAAGAGAGAGGAAGAGTACAAGGAAAACTTATTCAAGTTGGCTAGCTTATGTACCGGTGTCACCGGTCTACTTTTCACTAATGAAGATGTTGACACAGTAAAGAACTACTTCCAATCATATGTTAAACTAGACTTTTCCAGACCAAATTCAAGGGCTCCTTTAACATTTGTTATCCCAGAAGGTATAGTCTATTCCCGTGGTGGTCAAATCCCAATTGATGACGATATCCCAATGGTGCATTCTTTGGAACCTACtttaagaaacaaatttgaaattccaaCGAAGATTAAGGCCGGTAAGATTACTTTAGATTCCCCATACCAAGTTTGTCAAGaaggtgaaaaattagatGTTCGTCAAGCTTTAATCTTAAAACAATTTGGTGTTGCTGCATCTGAATTCAAAGTCAAAGTGGCAGCCTATTATGACAACGAAACTTCTACTGTGGAAAAGACTGAAATAAACATTGAATCAAAGGATTAA
- the NCAS0A12410 gene encoding uncharacterized protein (ancestral locus Anc_1.530), whose amino-acid sequence MTKSGRRNPILNVKRWVWILLSIIISIAILMRFLNNSKASDLQKILQNLPKEISQNINMATSNQKQDQTVLDQFEELAEELKQRQDEQTKQFAKQRRILEKKINELKPPLVDATLREKLAYTFDYDNSRRFPAFIWQVWANDASHLDIMEKKKIWDEHNPGFVHEILNDDLAKALIYHYYSTIPEVLEAYEALPSRILRVDFFKYLILLARGGIYADVDTVPIQPIPNWIPEAVNLGKIGIIMGVEHDAQTPDWRSKYVRRLQFGTWIIQCKKGHPILREIVAQITEMTLKKKEEQQLDINVRNDLNVMSWTGSALWTDVVFTYFNDYMKSGLNAKITWKKFHNMILPKLMSDVLIFPEFSFNAPLEFDKTDLKKNMYLVHHEGNKFWKTAPKVENK is encoded by the coding sequence ATGACCAAGTcaggaagaagaaacccCATCCTGAATGTGAAAAGATGGGTATGGATCTTGCTTTCCATTATCATATCCATAGCAATTCTAATGAGATTCCTAAATAATTCCAAGGCATCTGACCTACAAAAGATATTGCAGAATTTACCAAAGGAAATATCACAAAATATCAACATGGCCACATCAAACCAAAAACAGGACCAAACTGTTTTGGATCAATTCGAAGAATTAGCAGaggaattgaaacaaagACAGGACGAACAAACAAAGCAATTCGCCAAACAACGTAGAATCctagaaaagaaaattaatgaattgaaaccACCATTAGTGGACGCCACCTTGCGTGAGAAACTGGCCTATACTTTTGATTACGacaattcaagaagattcCCCGCCTTTATTTGGCAAGTTTGGGCAAATGATGCTTCGCATCTAGATATcatggaaaagaagaaaatttgggACGAACATAACCCAGGTTTCGTTcatgaaatattaaatgatgatttagCTAAAGCTTtaatatatcattattattctaCTATACCGGAAGTTTTGGAAGCATACGAGGCTCTACCTTCCAGAATCTTAAGAGTcgatttctttaaatatttaatcCTTTTAGCTAGAGGAGGGATATACGCCGATGTGGATACAGTCCCCATTCAACCCATCCCCAATTGGATCCCCGAGGCCGTAAACCTTGGCAAGATTGGTATAATTATGGGTGTGGAACATGATGCTCAAACCCCAGATTGGAGATCCAAATACGTAAGAAGATTACAATTTGGTACATGGATCATTCAGTGTAAGAAGGGACATCCCATCTTGAGAGAAATTGTGGCTCAAATCACAGAAATgactttgaagaagaaggaggAGCAACAATTAGATATTAATGTGAGAAATGATTTGAACGTAATGAGTTGGACTGGTTCCGCATTATGGACCGATGTCGTATTTACTTATTTTAATGATTATATGAAGAGTGGATTGAATGCTAAAATTACTTGGAAAAAGTTCCATAATATGATCTTACCTAAATTAATGAGTGACGTATTGATCTTCCCAGAATTCTCATTTAATGCTCCATtagaatttgataaaactgatttgaagaagaacatgTATTTGGTGCACCATGAAGGtaataaattttggaagACTGCCCCAaaagtggaaaataaatag
- the DSN1 gene encoding MIND complex subunit DSN1 (ancestral locus Anc_7.175): MRFALIKTNTNQYNTLQFTTTTTIATATQPPMSTSKKPVFPLKVETLPIDHDSKPSSRPEETDDGFQFKRHSNKNLNGVPSLGERLDYLQDIKRAKRMENFNSSSLPQTHSPIRNQPTLPPSQQAPNLHYYNNSTSPLPASSLQPFYPKPPSSAQLLPPATLFPYPSSSSASSQQKLTNRTRSKRSSLQKQRGRRLSILASEQPNIISPHRDVPQEEFYRHLGDVSFGKSLQLRQLFNWCMIRSLESLEGQQSQDEVKKFSVGIVKDFVSDLRRGFVDIDWDAEEASPVEQEQDGEVDAVAEDTELRQLFADDDDETGLQRGRRKWKRKLKEGQKLLPNSKNVENERNLALLQEKVDKIKNEINDWAATLDKQNPTAEWTSSLPTEETVTTTEEDINTTTVTELQDELAARVDKLYFYSHLLKSHSDAFQQISTHKLNKLSSNFNKITETDNQDMDPKLLLRGLSESLLKR; encoded by the coding sequence ATGCGATTCGCGCTGATCAAAACAAACACTAATCAATACAATACTCTTCAGTtcacaacaacaacaacaatagcAACAGCAACACAACCACCAATGAGCACTAGCAAGAAACCAGTGTTTCCACTTAAGGTGGAGACACTGCCCATTGACCACGACAGCAAACCGTCCAGTAGGCCGGAGGAGACTGATGACGGGTTCCAGTTCAAGAGACACTCAAACAAGAACCTCAATGGAGTGCCCTCCCTAGGTGAACGACTGGACTATTTACAGGACATTAAGAGGGCTAAGAGGATGGAGAATTTCAACTCCTCGTCGCTCCCACAGACACACTCACCGATACGTAACCAACCAACACTCCCGCCATCGCAACAGGCTCCCAATTTGCACTATTACAACAACTCCACTTCACCATTACCTGCCTCCTCGTTGCAACCGTTCTACCCGAAACCACCTTCGTCTGCCCAATTGCTGCCGCCAGCAACTTTATTCCCTTACCCATCGTCATCCTCTGCCTCATCGCAACAGAAACTGACAAACAGGACCAGATCCAAGAGGTCCTCCCTGCAGAAgcaaagaggaagaagattatcGATACTGGCTTCAGAACAACCTAATATCATCTCCCCACATAGGGATGTCCCTCAGGAGGAATTCTACAGACATCTCGGGGACGTATCTTTTGGGAAAAGTTTGCAATTGAGacaattgttcaattggTGCATGATTCGATCCCTGGAGTCGCTAGAGGGGCAACAATCACAGGATGAAGTGAAGAAGTTTAGTGTCGGGATCGTGAAGGATTTCGTCTCCGATTTGAGGAGAGGGTTTGTCGATATCGACTGGGATGCAGAAGAAGCCTCGCCTGTGGAGCAAGAGCAAGATGGGGAGGTGGATGCTGTGGCTGAAGATACTGAGTTGAGACAACTTTTTGcagatgacgatgatgagACAGGTTTACAAAGGGGAAGGAGGAAGTGGAAAAGGAAGTTGAAGGAGGGTCAAAAATTGCTGCCCAACAGTAAGAATgtggaaaatgaaagaaatcTGGCATTATTGCAAGAGAAAGTGGACAAGATTAAGAACGAGATTAACGACTGGGCAGCCACATTGGACAAACAGAACCCAACGGCAGAATGGACGTCTTCGCTACCAACTGAAGAAACTGTCACCACAACAGAAGAGGACATTAACACCACCACCGTTACAGAATTGCAGGATGAACTGGCGGCACGCGTAGATAAACTATATTTCTATTCTCATCTATTAAAATCACACTCGGATGCCTTCCAGCAAATCTCTACACACAAACTAAACAAACTCTCATCCAATTTTAACAAGATCACAGAGACAGACAACCAGGATATGGACCCTAAGCTGCTGCTGCGTGGGTTGAGTGAGTCACTGCTTAAGAGATAG
- the MIR1 gene encoding Mir1p (ancestral locus Anc_1.536), which produces MSATTTTDAHKIPDYAASDYFKFALAGAIGCGTTHSSLVPVDVVKTRIQLEPTVYNKGMVGSFKKIIADEGAGALLTGFGPTLLGYSVQGAFKFGGYEVFKKLSIDTIGYENAVHYKNSVYMGSAAVAEFLADIALCPLEATRIRLVSQPTFANGLVGGFSRILKEEGVGSFYSGFTPILFKQIPYNIAKFLVFERASEVYYGIVGAKETLSDMTNTGINLLSGLTAGFAAAFVSQPADTLLSKVNKTKKAPGQSTIGLLAQLAKQLGVIGSFAGLPTRLIMVGTLTSLQFAIYGSLKNTLGCGPTITIGGGGH; this is translated from the coding sequence ATGTCTGCTACTACTACCACTGACGCTCACAAGATCCCAGACTATGCCGCCTCCGACTACTTCAAGTTCGCCCTAGCAGGTGCTATCGGTTGTGGTACTACCCATAGTTCCTTGGTCCCAGTTGATGTCGTTAAGACACGTATCCAATTGGAACCTACCGTCTACAACAAAGGTATGGTTGGTTCgttcaagaagattatcGCAGACGAAGGTGCTGGTGCCTTATTGACCGGTTTCGGTCCAACTTTATTAGGTTACTCTGTACAAGGTGCCTTTAAGTTTGGTGGTTACGAAGTGTTCAAGAAGTTATCTATTGACACCATCGGGTACGAAAATGCTGTTCATTACAAGAATTCAGTCTATATGGGTTCTGCTGCAGTGGCTGAATTTTTGGCTGATATCGCCCTTTGTCCATTGGAAGCCACTAGAATTAGATTGGTTTCTCAACCAACCTTTGCCAATGGTCTTGTTGGTGGGTTTTCcagaattttgaaagaagaaggtgttGGGTCCTTCTACAGTGGGTTCACTccaattcttttcaaacaaATTCCTTATAATATTGCTAAGTTCTTAGTCTTTGAAAGAGCCTCAGAAGTATACTACGGTATTGTCGGTGCCAAGGAAACCTTATCTGATATGACAAACACAGGTATTAATTTGTTATCCGGTTTAACTGCTGGTTTTGCCGCTGCTTTCGTCTCTCAACCTGCTGATACCTTATTATCCAAGGTGAATAAGACAAAGAAGGCTCCTGGTCAATCCACTATTGGGTTGTTGGCCCAATTGGCTAAACAATTAGGTGTCATTGGCTCCTTCGCCGGATTGCCTACTCGTTTGATTATGGTTGGTACATTGACCTCATTACAATTCGCTATCTACGGTAGTTTGAAGAACACTTTGGGCTGTGGTCCAACTATTACTATTGGTGGTGGAGGTCATTAG